Proteins found in one Chthonomonadales bacterium genomic segment:
- a CDS encoding penicillin-binding protein 2 has product MDVPVRRPQTISRRILAVMAVFACGYGALAARLAYLQALRSEHYREQAWDIRGRLLPLDAVRGDILERSGEPLARTREVGRLVCDPTMVDDPGGPAALLAPIVHMPAATLVRAMTPAVGKPRRYAVLADDLDADQVEAVEAKLDARATRRTLAGLAVETRAERSYPEGREAAHPVGFVVPGPGGVPRGMMGLEQSLDPLLRGTPGRVLAEVDARKRVIAGTQRERKDPVNGTSIRLTLDSRIQHIAAAALAECVARHHPRAAAAIVLDPATGDVLALVSYPDLDPVTREELARGDASLANHAIWLVEPGSTMKPVTVAIALETGAIGPHTTFQCPGARKIGGRNVRCVLHGDSERNGHGTVTAHDVVEHSCNIGAGLIGVRVGMERMAEELETFGLLDPTGVGLPAEPGGTLGFGSERRSGGEAKVSRVAFGQSVMVTPLGLVAAYAAFANGGELVAPRLVAATRPDGRPEQAAPPSSRRRVLRPEVAALVRSYLGAVVSGGTGRSASVPGYTVYGKTGTAQKVRPGSRGYTPGAYVASFVGFLPEQPRAVIGVVVDEPRDGHYGAQVAGPVFREIGRQLMWYWKVAPDDPASLAQGTPEAQRGRDADD; this is encoded by the coding sequence ATGGATGTGCCCGTCCGCCGCCCGCAGACGATCAGCCGTCGCATTCTGGCGGTGATGGCGGTGTTTGCCTGCGGCTACGGCGCACTCGCTGCGCGGTTGGCGTACCTTCAGGCGCTCCGGAGCGAGCACTACCGCGAGCAGGCCTGGGACATCCGTGGCCGCCTGCTTCCCCTCGATGCCGTGCGCGGCGACATCCTGGAGCGCTCGGGCGAGCCACTGGCGCGGACGCGCGAGGTCGGCCGGTTGGTGTGCGATCCGACGATGGTCGATGATCCCGGCGGGCCGGCCGCGCTCCTCGCCCCGATCGTGCACATGCCTGCGGCGACGCTGGTTCGGGCGATGACGCCGGCAGTCGGCAAGCCCCGGCGCTACGCCGTACTCGCCGACGACCTGGATGCGGACCAGGTGGAAGCAGTCGAGGCGAAGCTCGACGCCAGGGCAACGCGCAGGACGCTGGCGGGTTTGGCCGTGGAGACCCGGGCCGAGCGCAGTTACCCCGAGGGCCGCGAGGCCGCTCATCCCGTCGGGTTCGTGGTGCCCGGCCCCGGGGGAGTGCCGCGGGGTATGATGGGGCTCGAGCAGAGCCTGGACCCGCTCCTGCGCGGGACGCCGGGGAGGGTGCTGGCGGAGGTGGACGCGCGCAAGCGCGTCATTGCGGGCACGCAGCGCGAGCGCAAGGACCCCGTCAATGGGACCAGCATTCGGCTGACCCTCGATTCGCGCATCCAGCACATCGCAGCGGCCGCGCTCGCCGAGTGCGTCGCCAGGCATCACCCACGAGCCGCCGCCGCCATCGTCCTCGACCCGGCCACCGGCGACGTGCTGGCGCTGGTCAGCTACCCGGATCTGGATCCGGTCACGCGCGAGGAGCTTGCGCGCGGCGACGCATCGCTCGCCAACCACGCCATATGGCTGGTGGAGCCGGGCTCGACGATGAAGCCGGTGACCGTGGCGATCGCGCTCGAGACCGGCGCCATCGGGCCGCATACGACGTTTCAGTGTCCCGGCGCCCGCAAGATTGGCGGGCGCAACGTTCGTTGTGTTCTGCACGGCGACTCAGAGCGCAACGGGCACGGCACGGTGACGGCGCACGACGTCGTGGAGCACTCGTGCAACATCGGCGCCGGACTCATCGGGGTCCGCGTTGGCATGGAGCGCATGGCGGAGGAGCTTGAGACGTTCGGCTTGCTCGACCCGACCGGAGTCGGATTGCCCGCCGAGCCCGGCGGTACGTTGGGCTTCGGCTCGGAGCGGAGGAGCGGCGGCGAGGCCAAGGTGTCGCGGGTGGCCTTCGGGCAGTCCGTGATGGTGACGCCGCTGGGCCTCGTCGCGGCCTACGCCGCGTTCGCCAACGGCGGTGAGCTCGTGGCGCCGCGCCTGGTGGCGGCTACGCGGCCCGACGGCAGGCCGGAGCAGGCGGCCCCGCCCTCGTCACGGCGTCGGGTGCTCCGCCCGGAGGTCGCCGCGCTCGTGCGCAGCTACCTGGGAGCAGTCGTCTCCGGCGGGACCGGACGGTCGGCCTCGGTGCCCGGCTACACCGTCTACGGAAAGACCGGCACGGCGCAGAAGGTGCGGCCTGGCTCGCGCGGCTACACTCCCGGCGCCTACGTCGCGTCGTTCGTCGGGTTTCTGCCGGAGCAGCCGCGGGCCGTCATCGGCGTGGTAGTGGACGAGCCGCGAGACGGGCACTATGGCGCGCAGGTGGCCGGACCGGTGTTCAGGGAGATCGGTCGGCAACTCATGTGGTACTGGAAGGTCGCTCCTGACGATCCGGCGTCGCTCGCGCAGGGCACGCCGGAGGCGCAACGGGGGCGTGATGCAGACGATTGA
- the rsmH gene encoding 16S rRNA (cytosine(1402)-N(4))-methyltransferase RsmH, whose amino-acid sequence MLDEVERVLRPAAGETFVDGTVGGGGHAERLARALAPGGRLVIADRDAEALAAATGRLAGVVVPVVALHCSFAELPERLEAARIDAVNGVLLDLGVSSHQLDTPDRGFSFRFDGPLDMRMDPTAGEAAADVVARLDERDLARVLWDLGEERWARRIARAIVDRRREGPIVTTRHLADIVRGALPGVASRQSIHPATRTFMALRLLVNDELSALERALPALVNVLAPAGRVAVLSYHSLEDRITKRSFQRLSGRCQCPPGIPECRCEARPVVEVLTRRPLTPSAEEVAHNPRARSARLRAARKLADAPVR is encoded by the coding sequence ATGCTCGACGAGGTGGAGAGGGTGCTGCGGCCCGCGGCAGGCGAGACCTTCGTCGACGGCACGGTCGGGGGCGGCGGCCATGCGGAGCGGCTGGCGAGAGCGCTGGCGCCCGGAGGCCGGCTGGTGATCGCCGATCGGGACGCGGAGGCGCTGGCGGCCGCGACGGGGCGGCTGGCAGGCGTCGTGGTGCCCGTGGTGGCTCTCCACTGCAGCTTCGCGGAGCTGCCGGAGCGTCTGGAGGCCGCGCGCATCGACGCCGTGAACGGCGTTCTGCTGGATCTGGGGGTCTCCTCGCACCAGCTCGACACGCCGGATCGCGGCTTCTCCTTTCGGTTCGATGGTCCGCTGGACATGCGTATGGACCCGACCGCCGGCGAGGCCGCGGCCGACGTGGTGGCCCGACTCGACGAGCGCGATCTGGCCCGGGTGCTGTGGGACCTCGGCGAGGAGCGGTGGGCGCGCCGCATCGCGCGGGCCATCGTAGATCGCCGCCGCGAGGGGCCCATCGTCACCACGCGGCACCTCGCCGACATCGTCCGCGGAGCGCTTCCTGGCGTCGCGAGCCGACAGTCCATCCACCCGGCTACGCGGACGTTCATGGCGTTGCGGCTGTTGGTGAACGATGAGTTGTCGGCGCTCGAGAGGGCGCTACCCGCGCTGGTCAACGTGCTGGCCCCTGCAGGCCGTGTTGCCGTCCTGAGCTATCACAGCCTCGAGGATCGGATCACCAAGCGCTCCTTCCAGCGGCTTTCGGGCCGCTGCCAGTGCCCGCCCGGGATTCCCGAATGCCGGTGCGAGGCCCGGCCGGTGGTAGAGGTGCTCACGCGCCGCCCTCTCACCCCGTCGGCGGAGGAGGTCGCCCACAACCCGCGAGCGCGCAGCGCCAGGCTGCGAGCGGCGCGCAAGTTGGCCGACGCGCCCGTGCGCTGA
- a CDS encoding division/cell wall cluster transcriptional repressor MraZ, whose translation MPAPSDYGFWGEYEHGVDDKGRVIIPQDLRARLGDEFVVTRGPDRAIYAFPVPVWEALEPGLKTSVLQRQAGFLQRMLGGRTYVRLDPQFRLAIPKHLREWAGITSVQTAILIGQGQKIEVWSKPVWDAYNERFTYENMFDAAEAVGLAEVLAR comes from the coding sequence TTGCCTGCACCCTCTGATTACGGCTTCTGGGGCGAATACGAGCACGGTGTCGACGACAAGGGTCGCGTCATCATTCCCCAGGATCTGCGCGCCCGGTTGGGCGATGAGTTCGTCGTCACCCGCGGGCCGGACCGGGCCATCTACGCGTTTCCCGTACCGGTATGGGAAGCGCTGGAACCCGGACTGAAGACCAGCGTTCTACAGCGGCAGGCGGGGTTCCTGCAACGAATGCTGGGTGGCCGGACCTATGTGCGCCTGGATCCTCAGTTTCGGCTTGCCATCCCGAAACACCTGCGCGAGTGGGCCGGCATCACCTCCGTGCAGACCGCGATCCTGATCGGGCAGGGGCAGAAGATCGAGGTATGGAGCAAGCCCGTCTGGGACGCCTATAACGAGCGCTTCACATACGAGAACATGTTCGACGCGGCCGAGGCGGTAGGATTGGCGGAGGTGCTGGCCCGGTGA